The proteins below come from a single Candidatus Omnitrophota bacterium genomic window:
- a CDS encoding histidinol phosphate phosphatase domain-containing protein yields MYNLHCHSLLSDGALLPSEVAVRYLSAGYKVIAITDHADYSNIDFVIDSILRFIQRWPRDSQLKILPGVELTHIPPIQFKPLAKYARSKGVKVIVGHGETLVEPVIKGTNRAALEADIDILAHPGLIADAEVKLAKKKGIFLEITSRKGHRDTNPHVVEQALKAGARLILDTDSHLPEDIISAEQLIKVGRYAGLSRKEIEHIYQDVKGFLKGKGVK; encoded by the coding sequence ATGTACAATCTGCATTGCCATTCATTATTAAGCGATGGGGCCCTGCTTCCTTCAGAGGTAGCGGTGCGCTATTTATCCGCAGGGTATAAGGTAATTGCCATTACTGACCACGCTGATTACAGCAATATAGATTTTGTGATTGATTCAATCTTGAGATTTATTCAGCGTTGGCCGCGGGATTCTCAATTAAAAATCCTGCCCGGCGTAGAACTGACTCACATCCCGCCAATACAATTTAAACCCTTGGCCAAATATGCCAGGAGTAAAGGTGTAAAAGTTATTGTCGGCCACGGCGAGACCCTGGTTGAGCCGGTGATTAAAGGGACCAACCGCGCTGCCTTAGAAGCGGATATTGATATTCTGGCTCATCCGGGTTTAATTGCCGACGCAGAAGTAAAACTCGCCAAGAAAAAAGGCATATTTCTGGAGATAACCAGCCGTAAGGGCCACCGCGATACTAACCCGCATGTAGTAGAACAGGCCTTAAAAGCAGGGGCAAGATTAATTTTGGATACGGACAGCCACCTGCCGGAAGATATTATTTCCGCAGAGCAATTGATAAAAGTCGGCCGGTATGCCGGCTTAAGCCGGAAAGAGATAGAGCATATTTATCAGGATGTAAAAGGCTTTTTAAAAGGAAAGGGGGTAAAGTGA
- a CDS encoding adenine phosphoribosyltransferase: MNLKKCIRNVPDFPRAGILFYDITTLLNDKKAFCLAVDSLAAKYKSKKIDKVAAVEARGFIFGGVVAHKLGVGFVPVRKPGKLPWKTNSASYSLEYGTDTLEMHRDAIKKGERVLIVDDLLATGGTVKAVTELVKQLQGKIAGIAFLIELVDLKGRDKLKGYPVYSLLKY; encoded by the coding sequence ATAAACTTGAAAAAATGCATCCGTAACGTCCCGGATTTTCCCAGGGCCGGAATACTTTTCTATGATATCACTACGCTGCTTAACGATAAAAAGGCCTTTTGTTTGGCAGTTGATTCTTTAGCCGCTAAATATAAAAGTAAGAAGATAGATAAAGTAGCGGCAGTAGAAGCAAGGGGATTTATCTTCGGGGGCGTAGTGGCGCATAAATTAGGCGTGGGTTTTGTGCCGGTGCGTAAACCCGGTAAACTCCCCTGGAAGACCAATTCCGCAAGCTATTCCTTAGAATACGGCACCGATACCTTAGAGATGCATCGTGATGCTATCAAAAAGGGAGAGAGGGTTTTGATCGTAGATGACCTTTTAGCTACAGGCGGCACAGTAAAAGCGGTGACGGAGTTAGTTAAACAACTGCAGGGTAAAATCGCGGGCATTGCCTTTTTAATTGAGCTGGTAGATTTAAAAGGCAGGGATAAATTAAAGGGTTATCCGGTTTATTCGCTGCTTAAATATTGA